The proteins below are encoded in one region of Ephemeroptericola cinctiostellae:
- a CDS encoding DUF1700 domain-containing protein, producing the protein MNRDAFLAALKAQLNQLPTAQRDDIISDYAQYFDDAMTAGRNETDVIAQLGTPQQLARELFAQHQLDAWEAHKTPNNFISVLTSSFRLGAIRFGLSLPFLLGVIGSALLSLISYIVFITGILWLCLSLSQIFFSWPAPNQFILNDSGIGPWFVMTDSDMNAPAIDIMGKDNQAFKIEHQPDGGVTLHARDRNGELTLIKNADGSIKTLDVKKGEEHLQISRLHTISPFERLLLSLGMILASFFSIRLAKKWWVRTWAWWRAELDKHIVTH; encoded by the coding sequence ATGAACCGCGATGCCTTTTTAGCCGCACTCAAAGCACAGTTGAATCAACTGCCAACCGCTCAACGCGACGACATCATCAGCGACTACGCACAGTATTTTGACGATGCCATGACTGCAGGCCGTAACGAAACAGATGTCATCGCCCAACTGGGCACCCCGCAACAACTGGCGCGTGAACTTTTTGCACAGCATCAATTGGACGCATGGGAAGCCCACAAAACGCCCAACAATTTCATTTCTGTGCTGACCTCCAGTTTTCGTTTGGGAGCCATTCGTTTCGGCCTGTCATTGCCATTCCTACTGGGCGTCATCGGCAGTGCACTTTTGAGCCTGATCAGCTACATTGTCTTCATCACAGGCATATTGTGGTTGTGCTTAAGCCTCAGCCAAATATTTTTTAGCTGGCCTGCACCCAATCAGTTCATACTCAACGACAGCGGCATTGGCCCTTGGTTTGTGATGACAGACAGCGACATGAATGCACCCGCCATTGACATCATGGGTAAAGACAATCAAGCATTTAAAATCGAACATCAACCCGATGGCGGCGTCACCCTGCACGCACGTGACCGCAATGGCGAGCTCACACTCATCAAAAATGCCGATGGCTCAATCAAAACACTGGATGTCAAAAAAGGAGAGGAACACTTACAAATCAGCCGTTTGCACACAATCAGCCCATTTGAGCGTTTATTGCTGTCTCTTGGCATGATTTTGGCCAGTTTTTTCAGCATTCGCTTGGCGAAAAAATGGTGGGTGCGCACATGGGCATGGTGGCGTGCGGAATTAGACAAGCACATCGTCACACATTAA
- a CDS encoding PadR family transcriptional regulator: MKTQLRKGVLEMCILATLKQADSYTYELVQLLSTHMAISEGTIYPIMRRLQNDNLVETYLQESQAGPARKYYRLTKTGQHQLKDMLFQWQEFSNEVNSVLSLALTTQQEDIS; the protein is encoded by the coding sequence ATGAAAACACAACTCAGAAAAGGCGTACTGGAAATGTGCATCTTAGCAACGCTCAAACAAGCCGACAGCTACACCTACGAGCTTGTGCAACTGCTCAGCACACACATGGCGATCAGTGAAGGAACCATTTACCCAATCATGCGCCGCCTGCAAAATGACAATCTGGTCGAAACCTACCTACAAGAATCACAAGCAGGCCCCGCACGAAAATACTACCGCCTCACCAAGACGGGTCAGCACCAACTCAAAGACATGCTGTTTCAATGGCAAGAATTTTCAAATGAAGTCAACAGCGTTTTGTCATTGGCTTTAACCACTCAACAGGAGGACATATCATGA
- a CDS encoding glycosyltransferase family 9 protein — protein MKKQALILRAPNWIGDTIYCLPVWMRLSEHYHLHIVGKGWLKDLLSGYPEWQTYKLPAKVFERRAQYLTIKNQLQAENQLPNGINAIVFPTSFGSVFEPFLAGLHVLAHAHEGRALFLKQKVKMPNKASSIYKRYWDLGNAFFNETQPAPKSIDFKINPEVEHSIAHDYLKEHGLSQGEYIVLCPFAAGNFEGQDKKWPEFGSFANHLVKIGWPVVCCPAPNEEETWQSQYSNIPALKNLSLSEYAAVLKYAKCVVANDTGPGHLAAGVGVKTISVLNRTKFETYGAVGDHVSYVKHEPSWPSVEAVMQHVQLRLSHD, from the coding sequence ATGAAAAAACAAGCCCTTATTTTGCGTGCACCCAATTGGATTGGCGACACCATTTACTGTCTCCCCGTTTGGATGCGTCTGTCCGAGCACTATCATTTGCATATTGTTGGTAAAGGTTGGCTTAAAGATCTGCTCAGTGGATACCCTGAGTGGCAGACGTACAAATTACCTGCCAAAGTTTTTGAGCGTCGTGCGCAGTATTTAACGATTAAAAATCAGCTTCAGGCTGAAAATCAATTGCCTAATGGCATCAATGCCATTGTCTTTCCAACGTCATTTGGATCGGTTTTTGAACCTTTTCTTGCAGGCTTGCATGTGTTGGCGCATGCGCATGAGGGGCGAGCTTTGTTTCTGAAACAAAAAGTGAAGATGCCGAACAAGGCGAGCAGTATTTATAAGCGCTATTGGGATTTAGGGAATGCCTTTTTTAATGAAACACAACCAGCGCCCAAAAGTATAGACTTTAAAATCAATCCAGAAGTAGAGCATTCGATTGCGCATGATTATTTGAAAGAGCATGGTTTGAGCCAAGGGGAATACATTGTTCTGTGCCCATTTGCAGCAGGAAACTTTGAGGGGCAAGACAAAAAATGGCCAGAGTTTGGTTCATTTGCAAATCATCTTGTGAAAATAGGCTGGCCTGTGGTGTGTTGCCCAGCACCTAACGAAGAAGAAACATGGCAAAGTCAATACAGCAATATTCCTGCATTGAAAAATCTGAGTTTGTCTGAATATGCAGCGGTTTTAAAATACGCCAAGTGCGTTGTCGCAAACGATACTGGACCTGGGCATCTGGCGGCTGGTGTGGGTGTGAAAACGATCAGCGTCCTCAATCGCACGAAGTTTGAAACATATGGCGCAGTGGGCGATCATGTCAGCTATGTCAAACATGAGCCCAGTTGGCCATCTGTTGAAGCTGTGATGCAACATGTGCAGCTTCGATTGAGTCATGATTGA
- the rph gene encoding ribonuclease PH yields MIHRGQGRAPDQLRDVTIERGYTKHAEGSVLISFGETKVLCTASVLAKVPPHKKGSGEGWVTAEYGMLPRATHTRSDREAARGKQTGRTQEIQRLIGRALRAVVDLKALGEYTIHVDCDVIQADGGTRTASITGAYVAVSDAVAWLVREGKIAQSPIREAIAAISVGVVNGVPMLDLDYNEDSGCDTDMNVVMTGAGGFVEIQGTAEGAPFSGTDLTALLALAQKGIGELVEAQKLALTA; encoded by the coding sequence ATGATACACCGAGGACAGGGGCGTGCGCCCGACCAATTGCGTGATGTGACGATTGAGCGCGGCTATACAAAGCATGCGGAAGGTTCTGTTTTGATTTCATTTGGTGAAACCAAAGTGTTGTGCACCGCGAGTGTGTTGGCCAAAGTGCCGCCGCACAAAAAAGGCAGTGGTGAGGGTTGGGTGACGGCGGAATATGGCATGTTGCCGCGCGCGACACACACACGCAGCGACCGTGAGGCGGCGCGTGGCAAGCAGACCGGACGGACGCAAGAGATTCAACGTTTGATTGGTCGTGCTTTGCGTGCGGTGGTTGATTTGAAAGCATTGGGCGAGTACACGATTCATGTTGATTGTGATGTGATTCAAGCGGATGGCGGCACGCGCACGGCGAGCATCACGGGTGCGTATGTCGCGGTATCCGATGCGGTGGCGTGGTTGGTGCGTGAAGGGAAAATTGCGCAGAGCCCGATTCGCGAGGCGATTGCGGCGATTTCGGTCGGCGTGGTCAACGGTGTGCCGATGTTGGATTTGGATTACAACGAGGATTCGGGTTGTGATACCGATATGAATGTGGTGATGACGGGCGCGGGTGGTTTTGTTGAAATTCAAGGTACAGCAGAAGGTGCACCATTCAGCGGCACGGATTTGACCGCATTGTTGGCTTTGGCGCAAAAAGGCATTGGTGAGTTGGTTGAGGCTCAGAAACTGGCGTTGACGGCATGA
- a CDS encoding outer membrane protein assembly factor BamD — protein sequence MALNILKRTARLSAIALVSISLLAGCSVFGKKKEVNEFAGWSVDKIYNNARDEMTNKDYKRASELLEATIAQYPFSAESVQAQLELPYVFWKDDERAKALAAADRFIALNGSHPKIDYVYYLKGLINFNQNVSYLATLTGEKLNDRDPKAAKDSFDAFKTLVEKFPNSRYAKDSRERMRYLVNTMAQHEAAVAQYYLERDAYVAAINRSQEVLRNYDGTPATEDALIIMAKSYDGMQMNDMRDDTISVLKKNYPNSTMKLKRTSKSWLQLLGMRSDRKKAQVEVPAPQ from the coding sequence ATGGCTTTAAATATCCTTAAAAGAACCGCGCGTTTAAGTGCTATTGCACTTGTATCCATCAGCCTGCTGGCGGGTTGCAGCGTATTTGGCAAGAAAAAAGAAGTCAATGAGTTTGCAGGCTGGAGTGTTGATAAAATTTACAACAATGCCCGCGACGAAATGACCAATAAGGATTATAAACGTGCCAGCGAGTTATTAGAAGCAACGATTGCACAATATCCATTCAGCGCAGAATCTGTACAGGCACAGCTTGAGTTGCCTTACGTGTTTTGGAAAGACGATGAGCGCGCAAAAGCACTGGCTGCAGCAGATCGTTTCATTGCACTCAATGGCTCACACCCAAAAATTGATTACGTTTATTACCTCAAAGGATTGATTAACTTCAATCAAAACGTCAGCTACTTGGCCACCTTAACGGGCGAAAAACTCAACGATCGTGATCCGAAAGCAGCCAAAGACTCATTTGATGCATTCAAAACCCTGGTCGAAAAATTTCCAAACAGCCGTTACGCCAAAGATTCGCGCGAACGTATGCGTTACCTCGTCAACACCATGGCACAACACGAAGCAGCCGTTGCTCAATATTATCTTGAACGCGATGCCTACGTCGCCGCCATTAACCGCTCGCAAGAGGTCCTGCGCAACTACGACGGCACACCCGCCACTGAAGATGCCCTCATCATCATGGCCAAATCATACGATGGCATGCAGATGAATGACATGCGCGATGACACCATCAGCGTTTTGAAGAAAAACTACCCAAACAGCACCATGAAACTCAAACGCACCAGCAAATCATGGCTGCAACTGCTCGGCATGCGCAGTGACCGTAAAAAAGCGCAAGTGGAAGTGCCCGCACCGCAGTAA
- a CDS encoding RluA family pseudouridine synthase produces the protein MTVTSWDENDNDYNAWDEEVAVNAQILEPMTIEIPEGVSGKRLDAALAIVLPDFSRSRLQKWLKEGAVMCNGEVETSPKRVVYAYETLVVTPQPSDEMKAYTPQQMDLDIVYEDNDILVVNKPAGLVVHPASGNWDGTLLNGLLHAYPDIGQVPRAGIVHRLDKDTSGLMVVAKTVIAQTDLVRQLQARTVKRRYIAIVQGEIDADGVIDANVGRNPQDRLKMAVVVGKGGKSARTFYQSLGFWSYNDKPYSIVVCQLESGRTHQIRVHMQHRGYPLVGDPLYGDKKGVRSSVVTAIPDFKRQALHAYQLGLIHPRTGDYMSWQVPLSKDMTDLLVAMGVPHFELPEPDFIMDAFEYDA, from the coding sequence ATGACGGTAACCTCTTGGGATGAAAATGATAACGATTATAACGCATGGGATGAAGAAGTGGCGGTAAATGCTCAAATTCTTGAACCCATGACGATAGAAATTCCTGAAGGCGTGAGCGGTAAACGCTTGGATGCAGCTTTGGCGATTGTTTTACCTGATTTCTCACGTTCTCGCCTGCAAAAGTGGCTGAAAGAAGGGGCTGTGATGTGTAATGGTGAGGTTGAAACCAGCCCAAAACGTGTGGTGTATGCTTATGAAACATTGGTGGTGACGCCTCAGCCTTCGGATGAAATGAAGGCGTATACGCCTCAGCAAATGGACTTGGACATTGTTTACGAAGACAATGACATTCTGGTGGTCAACAAACCTGCAGGTTTGGTGGTGCATCCTGCCAGTGGAAATTGGGATGGTACATTGCTCAATGGTTTGCTGCATGCGTATCCGGACATTGGTCAAGTGCCTCGTGCAGGGATTGTGCATCGTTTGGATAAAGACACTTCGGGTTTGATGGTGGTGGCAAAAACGGTCATCGCACAAACCGACCTTGTCCGCCAATTGCAAGCGCGCACAGTGAAGCGCCGCTACATTGCGATTGTGCAGGGTGAAATTGATGCAGACGGTGTGATTGATGCGAACGTTGGTCGTAACCCGCAAGATCGTTTAAAAATGGCGGTTGTGGTGGGTAAAGGGGGCAAGTCTGCACGCACTTTTTATCAAAGCCTTGGTTTTTGGAGTTACAACGATAAACCGTATTCGATTGTGGTGTGCCAATTGGAGTCTGGACGCACGCATCAGATTCGAGTGCACATGCAACATCGTGGTTACCCGTTGGTTGGCGACCCATTGTATGGCGATAAAAAGGGTGTGCGCAGCTCGGTTGTCACTGCGATCCCTGACTTTAAACGACAGGCTTTGCATGCTTACCAATTGGGTTTGATTCACCCACGCACTGGTGATTACATGAGCTGGCAAGTGCCTTTATCGAAGGACATGACTGATTTGCTTGTGGCCATGGGTGTGCCACATTTTGAGTTGCCTGAGCCTGACTTCATTATGGATGCTTTTGAATATGATGCATAA
- a CDS encoding YicC/YloC family endoribonuclease codes for MSHPTDLNVYSMTGFGNAEINSSACKLTLQLKSVNSRYLDLSFKTPEELSSHEGLIRDAIFARIKRGKIECKIGWQNTSTLTDTHTTIHAETLQQVLDLQQQILNHSATAQPMTVHTLLNWPGVLPSSSGAPSALTQVQATEIDALINDAITAFLASRAGEGAHLAQTLNDRLNAIATIVDSLRIQLPELLAHQEARLAERLLKAVDAAKGDVAIATSAIPTEELIERIRQEASLTAIRIDVAEELDRLDGHIANARKTLKNGGSIGKKLDFLMQEFNREANTLGSKSASLLQTQASMDLKLIIEQMREQVQNIE; via the coding sequence ATGAGCCACCCCACCGATTTAAACGTTTACAGCATGACTGGCTTTGGCAATGCCGAAATCAACAGCAGCGCGTGCAAACTGACCCTGCAACTCAAAAGCGTCAACAGCCGTTACTTGGACTTGTCATTCAAAACACCAGAAGAACTGAGCTCCCACGAAGGCCTGATTCGCGACGCCATTTTTGCCCGCATCAAACGCGGTAAAATTGAATGTAAAATTGGCTGGCAAAATACAAGCACCCTCACAGACACACACACCACCATCCATGCTGAAACCCTGCAACAGGTGCTCGACTTGCAGCAGCAAATTCTCAATCACAGCGCAACCGCGCAACCGATGACCGTCCACACCCTGCTCAACTGGCCAGGCGTACTGCCCAGTAGCAGTGGCGCACCCTCCGCCCTCACACAAGTGCAAGCAACCGAAATCGATGCCCTGATTAACGATGCCATCACCGCGTTTCTTGCCAGCCGTGCAGGTGAAGGCGCACATTTGGCGCAAACACTGAACGACCGCCTCAACGCCATCGCAACGATTGTTGACAGCCTGCGCATCCAGCTCCCTGAATTGCTCGCTCACCAAGAAGCCCGACTCGCCGAACGCCTACTCAAAGCCGTCGATGCCGCCAAAGGCGATGTCGCCATCGCCACCAGCGCAATCCCCACTGAAGAGCTCATTGAACGCATTCGCCAAGAAGCCAGCCTGACCGCCATCCGCATCGACGTCGCCGAAGAACTCGATCGACTCGACGGTCACATCGCCAACGCCCGTAAAACACTCAAAAACGGCGGCAGCATCGGTAAAAAGCTTGACTTCCTCATGCAAGAATTCAACCGCGAAGCCAATACATTGGGCTCAAAATCGGCCAGCCTGCTGCAAACCCAAGCCTCAATGGACTTGAAACTCATCATTGAACAAATGCGCGAGCAAGTACAGAATATCGAATAA
- the gmk gene encoding guanylate kinase, producing MPVNKPHLPGTLFVVAAPSGAGKSTLVNALLSKEDNIQLSVSYTTRAPRVGEIDGQSYHFTTVEDFLERQTKDEFIESAEVHGNYYGTSKAWINQALASGRDVLLEIDWQGAQQVRAHFPHMVGIFILPPSLMALQERLHKRGTDTEDVITRRLLAAGGEMAHAPEFEYVIINENLDSALRNLMHIVAAARLRFNQQFSRQPNLFYDLGIHAK from the coding sequence ATGCCCGTCAATAAACCCCATCTCCCAGGTACATTATTCGTCGTCGCCGCACCGAGCGGCGCAGGCAAATCCACTTTGGTTAACGCTTTGCTGTCCAAGGAAGACAACATCCAACTGTCTGTGTCCTACACCACGCGCGCACCTCGCGTGGGCGAAATCGATGGACAATCGTATCATTTCACCACAGTCGAGGACTTCTTGGAACGCCAAACCAAGGATGAGTTCATCGAATCCGCTGAGGTTCATGGCAATTACTACGGCACGTCGAAAGCGTGGATCAATCAAGCACTTGCCAGTGGGCGCGATGTGTTGCTGGAAATTGATTGGCAAGGTGCGCAACAGGTGCGCGCACATTTCCCACACATGGTTGGCATTTTCATTTTGCCGCCCTCACTGATGGCACTGCAAGAGCGTTTACACAAGCGCGGTACAGACACTGAGGACGTGATTACCCGTCGCTTGCTTGCTGCGGGTGGCGAAATGGCGCACGCACCTGAGTTTGAATATGTTATCATTAACGAAAATTTGGACAGTGCATTGCGCAATTTGATGCACATTGTCGCTGCGGCGCGTTTACGCTTTAATCAGCAATTTTCGCGCCAGCCCAATTTATTTTATGATTTAGGCATTCACGCCAAATAA
- a CDS encoding AEC family transporter, with the protein MTELFYKIIAIVLPVLSVIVCGYVYGRLRPIKARAQMAELNPLVMDFFTPMMFLGALSQKGFDIYANGALLMAGFVVVTGGALLGYGVARLCGVDVKTLVPTLIYNNCGNMGLPLAILAFGGAGFAPAAVLFVMCNLLYFSVGVLILTGGHLSLKPFNTPIIWAIAASLAIALLRIPVHPVLQQTFLFFTQAAITLMMFSLGVRLLDIDWKEFKIGILGGVLCPVGSLLFAVGLQRFNVLDLNAGQMAQVYLFASLPPAVSCFMMADYYKQEPSKVAAIVLIGNVLSVVFVPIGLVLAFNSQ; encoded by the coding sequence ATGACCGAATTGTTTTACAAAATTATTGCCATCGTTTTGCCCGTGCTCAGTGTGATTGTGTGCGGTTATGTGTATGGTCGCTTGCGACCCATCAAGGCGCGTGCTCAAATGGCTGAATTGAATCCTTTGGTCATGGATTTTTTTACTCCGATGATGTTTTTGGGCGCCTTGAGTCAGAAGGGTTTTGATATTTACGCGAATGGTGCGTTGTTGATGGCGGGCTTTGTGGTGGTGACGGGTGGGGCGTTGCTGGGGTATGGGGTGGCGCGTTTGTGTGGGGTGGATGTCAAGACCTTGGTGCCGACGTTGATTTATAACAATTGCGGTAACATGGGTTTGCCTTTGGCGATATTGGCTTTTGGAGGTGCTGGTTTTGCGCCTGCGGCGGTGTTGTTTGTGATGTGCAATTTATTGTATTTTTCGGTTGGGGTGTTGATTTTAACTGGCGGACATTTGAGCTTGAAACCGTTTAATACCCCCATCATTTGGGCGATTGCCGCCAGTTTGGCAATTGCTTTGTTGCGCATTCCTGTGCATCCTGTGTTGCAGCAAACATTTTTATTTTTTACACAGGCTGCGATCACTTTGATGATGTTCTCGTTGGGTGTGCGTTTGTTGGACATTGACTGGAAAGAGTTTAAGATTGGAATACTCGGTGGTGTCTTGTGCCCTGTGGGCAGCTTGTTGTTTGCTGTTGGTTTGCAGCGTTTTAATGTGCTGGATTTGAATGCTGGGCAGATGGCGCAAGTGTATCTGTTCGCGAGTTTGCCACCTGCCGTGTCGTGTTTTATGATGGCGGATTATTATAAGCAAGAGCCGTCCAAAGTGGCGGCGATTGTGTTGATTGGTAATGTGCTGTCGGTGGTGTTTGTGCCAATTGGGTTGGTGTTGGCGTTTAATTCTCAATGA
- the rpoZ gene encoding DNA-directed RNA polymerase subunit omega, which yields MARITVEDCLKQIPNRFEMTLSATYRARQLAQGHTPKVLGTANDKPTVIALKEIAEGVVGIEMLLKVPN from the coding sequence ATGGCTCGCATCACCGTTGAAGATTGCTTAAAGCAAATCCCGAACCGTTTTGAAATGACTTTGTCAGCAACCTACCGCGCACGTCAATTGGCGCAAGGCCACACCCCAAAAGTATTGGGTACGGCCAACGACAAGCCGACTGTGATTGCTTTAAAAGAAATCGCTGAAGGCGTCGTCGGTATTGAAATGCTTCTGAAAGTACCGAACTAA